From one Cucurbita pepo subsp. pepo cultivar mu-cu-16 chromosome LG17, ASM280686v2, whole genome shotgun sequence genomic stretch:
- the LOC111778097 gene encoding transcription factor bHLH62-like, producing MENEFFLNATEIPQSLMHFDSNPSMATWNHSFSSAMDVQPQQLQLHVPEFNNHCSSSHPSPPDCYLNPVPQQSFQFDSALSSMVSSPAPSNSNPTNDSFVIRELIGKLGANSGRRISELNSSSSSSSVAEFSSDPGFAERAARFSCFGSRSFNGRQLTNEFGNFRSHLSIANEKLSRVSSSPSLKALGSETKLQEQKNNSSSQEDESSLSNPDKAISNPRKRKAISKAKLKEPIAETPEKGSPKKIKAVETKENVKTEEDSKKTDANLAEEKQQKTNTNPPEPPKDYIHVRARRGQATDSHSLAERVRREKISERMKLLQDLVPGCNKVTGKALMLDEIINYVQSLQHQVEFLSMKLASVNTTRVDFNMDSLILKQTYQSATSLPHPIDSSASSYYGHHHHHHYQKPPLPATSMDPLDSVSCQNLPIQLPPLSSFPLNPSQYPSFGEEDELLSIVHMGFVQNQAQGKNYDCNLTASST from the exons atgGAGAACGAATTCTTCCTCAATGCTACTGAAATCCCTCAATCTCTTATGCATTTCGACTCCAATCCTTCCATGGCGACCTGGAACCACTCCTTTTCGTCCGCCATGGATGTTCAACCTCAACAACTTCAGCTTCATGTTCCTGAGTTCAATAATCACTGTTCTTCCTCTCATCCTTCGCCTCCGGATTGCTATCTCAATCCAGTTCCTCAACAGAGCTTCCAATTCGATTCCGCTCTGAGTTCCATGGTTTCTTCTCCAGCGCCCTCCAATTCCAACCCTACCAACGATAGCTTTGTGATCAGAGAACTGATCGGAAAATTAGGCGCAAATTCCGGGAGGAGAATCTCGGAATtgaactcttcttcttcttcttccagtGTGGCGGAGTTTTCGTCCGATCCTGGATTTGCTGAGCGTGCTGCTAGGTTTTCGTGTTTTGGAAGTAGGAGCTTCAATGGACGTCAGTTGACGAATGAATTCGGTAATTTCAGATCTCACCTCTCGATCGCGAACGAGAAATTGAGCCGAGTTTCGAGCAGTCCGTCGCTCAAAGCCCTCGGATCTGAAACGAAGTTGCAAGAACAGAAGAACAATTCCTCGTCGCAAGAAGACGAATCGTCTCTCTCAAATCCGGATAAGGCGATTTCGAATCCACGGAAGAGAAAGGCAATTTCGAAGGCGAAACTCAAAGAGCCG ATTGCTGAAACTCCCGAGAAAGGAAGCCCGAAGAAAATCAAGGCAGTGGAAACGAAGGAAAACGTGAAAACAGAAGAGGATTCGAAGAAAACCGATGCAAATTTAGCCGAAGAGAAGCAACAAAAAACGAACACGAATCCTCCCGAGCCTCCAAAAGATTACATTCATGTCCGAGCAAGAAGAGGCCAAGCTACTGACAGCCATAGCCTCGCTGAAAGA GTcagaagagagaaaatcaGTGAACGAATGAAGCTTCTTCAAGATCTTGTACCAGGTTGCAACAAG GTTACTGGAAAAGCTCTAATGCTTGATGAGATTATCAACTATGTGCAGTCATTGCAACACCAAGTTGAg TTTCTTTCCATGAAGTTAGCATCTGTGAATACAACCAGAGTGGATTTCAACATGGATTCTCTGATCTTAAAACAA ACGTACCAATCAGCCACCAGTTTGCCACATCCTATAGATTCCTCAGCTTCAAGCTATTATGggcaccaccaccaccaccactacCAAAAGCCCCCTCTCCCAGCCACCTCCATGGACCCTCTCGACTCTGTTTCATGTCAAAATCTCCCCATTCAACTCCCTCCTCTCAGTTCCTTCCCTCTAAATCCCTCTCAG TATCCAAGCTTTGGGGAGGAGGATGAGCTTCTAAGCATTGTTCATATGGGATTCGTCCAGAATCAAGCCCAAGGCAAAAACTATGATTGCAATCTCACAGCTTCTTCAACATAG